The genomic region GCAGCAGTTCACCCATCTCTGTATCGATCACGGACGGGCGGTCTGTTCGGCCCGGAGCCCCTCCTGTGAGGACTGCGTCCTCGCGGATCTCTGCCCCTCAGAGAAGGGCGACAGCGACGTCGACCTCGCCTCGGGCGAGCCCTGGTGACTGGCTCGACACCCAAAACCGCCTTCGAACCGTCCGACAGCGGGAGGGGAGACAACCCGTGCCGACCGTCGCAAGCCCAACGCCTTTTCGCGTACCGGGGATAGCCCCCACCGAGTGAGACTTATGTCCGAGAATGACGAGCACGGCCGCGATGTCGAACTGGCAAAGGAGGACACCGAGGCGACGGACGAGCAGGACGACGAACTCACCGAGGAAGAAAAAGAAGCCCGCGAGCGCCACGCCGAGGAGCAGCGGCGACAGGACATCGAGCACCAGTCGGACGAGCGCGAGAACGACGCCTTAGAAAACGCGAACCCGAACAATCACCGCGACGAGGAGCCATACAATAGCTGAACGCGTCTGACACCCTAGTTCTGCGTCCGGTCACCGACTACGAGCGTCCGGATCGATGACTCAACGGCCAGCTCGACGCGCGTCTCTGTCCCGATGGCGTCGACCAGTCGACCGTCGACGGCGAGCGAGATGTCGTCCTCGTCGCGCTCGACAGTCAACGACAGCGCATCCTCCGGGAGCACCCACCGATTGGCGTGGGTGACGAACGGCGCAATCGGCGTCACGGCGACGGCTGGGACTGTCGGGGCGACCTCGGGTGCACCGACGCTACCGGCGTAGCCGCGCGTTCCAGCCGGCGTCGCGACGACCACCCCATCGGCACGAAAACGCGCCACGTGCTCGCCGCGACTCGCGACGGCGTACTCGGAGATCCGAGCCGGCTCGTCGGTCACGAGCGTCACGTCGAACAGCGCCCGCTCGGAGATGCCGTCTGCTGTGCTCTCGCCGTCTGTCGTCACCGAGATGATAGGGCGTGAACACACGCCAACGCACCCGTCCAAGACCGCACTGACGGCGCCAGCGACCTCGTTCGGGGTGGGGCCGTCCAGTTCCGTGCCGTGATCGTTCGACGTCACGGGAAGGACCGGCACCGACACCTCGGCTCGAACCGCTGCGGTCAGCGCTTGCTCGCCGGAAACGACCAGAAACGTGGGATCTACGTCGAGAACCGCGCCGATCGCTGTTGCGTCGCCCGAAACGCTCGACGCGTCCCGACCGTCGACGGCGCCAGCAACCGCGTTCGTGACTCGGCGTCCGCTCGTGGCCGGAGCGTCCCCCTCGAGAACGGCCACGGTCGGTGACTCGCCGGCGCTCCACCCCTCAGTATCCATATGCGGGTAGTTCCGCCGGGGTTACGAAAAGCGTGCGGTTCCGGCCCGGGACGATCACCCCATGAGTCGGCGGTGTTCGACCTTCAGACAGCGATCCTGGACGACAGCCACGCCATCCGCTTTCGCTCGTGTAGCTGCCTCGTCGTCGGTGATTCCTCGCTGGAGCCAGAGTGCGCTCACGTCCTCACGAGAGAGCACCTCGTCGACGATCCCGCTGACCTCTTCGCTCGGACGGAACACGCAGACGAGATCGACGTCTTCGTCGAGAGCTGTGAGAGAGTCGGTGGCTTTCCGGCCGAAAACCTCGTCAGCGTACGGGTTAACTGGCAACACCTCGTACCCTCGGTCGACGAGATACGCCGGGACATCGTGGGCGGCCTTCCCTGGCGTCGTCGAACACCCCACGACAGCGATCGTGTCGTACGCGAGGAGTTCGCGGAGGGTGTCATCAGTACTATGAGACATCGGGGCAGACTACGTACCTGCAGAATAAAACGGCCAGGATGATACCGTCAGGGGGGAGACGACAGGGAACTCCACCACCGAGTGCTGGGTGGACACTACGCCAGGCCGGCGGTTCGAATTTCGGGTTCGGACCCCTCGCCCTCTTCGACCTCGACAGCGGCATCGAACAGCTGTTTTAACGTGTTCATCGTCTGGGCGTCGTGAGCCGTCGAGTCGATGACGTAGATCCCAAGCGCGTTTGCAGTCTGAATTCGACCGGTGAAGACGTGGAGAAACCGAAAAACGGTCTTCAGATCCGAGTACATGAGCAACGTCGACACCGAGTGGAGAAGTACCCGGTTCTGTGTCAGTCCGCGCTCTTCGTAGAACTCTTTTAAGAACTCCGAGAGGTTAATTCCAATTCCGGTCATGTCAACCGGGGAAGAGGCGTACTTGATCCGTGGGTCGTCCTCGGTCGTCCCGATGCCACGCTGTTTCGTGACGCAGTCGACGACACCGACGTTCTGGTCGCTATCAGTGCGTGTGCCAAGTTTCGAGAGTACGGTCTGTGCATCGTCTTTCGTCGTGACAGCGACCGCCCCCTCACCGTTTGAGGCACCGCTGGCGAGAACATCGAAAGCGATCTCTCGCTTTCCCGTTAGCGGCGGCCCCGAGACGAGAACGTTCGTCCCAGGGTTGACGGTTGCGTCTGGGACGACGTCTGCAAAGTCATACATGCGAGATCTCACACACCCAACTTACGACCGTGTAGCGACCGTAGATACGCCTCTCTTCGCTCTGGTCTGGTATGAAAGTACGGGAACACACGTATAGTACTTGTGATCGAAGCGACGCCAACACCCACGAGAGGACCAATCGCCTCCAGTTACGTTATCACTGGGAACTCGAGAACCGACGACGCACGTCCGAGAACGAACGCCAGAACTGCCAGAAACATTCCGTACTTCATCACTGACTGGCCACGTGTGGGGTTATCAAAGCTCTTGATCGCTGCCAGAACCATGAGTGCGCTGGCAGGAAGTACCACAATCAAGTACGCTTCCCCGAAGTATCCCTGAAAATACGGAATCGGACTCGCCAGCACCGCGAGTACGAGCAGTCCAGTCCCGACGAGCAGTGCTCGCCGTTCCCCGATCGCGATCGGGAGGGTGTTCAACCCCTCCTCACGATCTCCCTCTATGTCCTCGACGTCTTTGACGATCTCGCGGGTCAGCGTGGCTGTAGCAGCCAACAAGAACAGTACGAGTGCTGCACCGGCGTCCCCAACTGCCGCCGCACCGAACAGAAATGTGCTCCCGACGAGATACGCCACGAGCGCGTTTCCGAGACCAGGCAACCCCTTGAAGAACTCGGTGTACGCGATCAGCGCGACGAGATTTATTGCCGCAATGGCAATCGAAAGCGCTGGCAAGGTAAGCGCCAGCGAAATCGCGATCGCGAACGTGACGAGACTGAACGCTAACGCACCACGTGGGGTGACTGCGCCGCGAGGAATCGGCCGCTCGGGCTGATTGATGCGATCGATCTCGCGGTCGAAGTAGTCATTGATCGCGTTCCCCGCAGCGACGGCTAGCCCGGTGGCCGCTGCCGCGGCGCCGACGGCACCCGGCTGTTCGACGACACCACCGGCAACGAATGCCCCCACGAACGGTAAGACCGCGGCGGCGACCACGTTTACCGGTCGGGTTAGCTCGAGCGTCCCCCGAATCGTCTCCCAGCGTCCCATCAGGGGGTATCTTCAGGCGGCAGAAATAAACGAACCGATCCCTCGCGCGGTTCAGCCCCTACCCTGGGTCCAATGCTCGCTTCTGACGCGTAGCAGGACGGAGGCAGTCGTCACTCTCGAGGCCAGCGTAATCACCACTACCGCCCTATCACGGAACGAATCGAGTAACTTATACGCACCCACCCGGAACGATTCGGTGAGGGCGCTTAGCTCAGTCTGGACAGAGTGCTTGGCTTCGGACCAAGTTGTCGCGGGTTCAAATCCTGCAGCGCCCATCCGAAATTAACACGGTTGGAATCCAACACCCCACAGCGGGGCGTATTTACCGGATCACCGTGTGGCGCCGAAGAGTTCGTGTATTTTGTACACGGGGGTCAGAGCTGTCGTGCGAATCTCTCAAGAGTTGACTCTCCACGAACTGGTATAATCCTTGGCACGCGTCGGCCGGGGAGACGGTCTCTGCGTTCGTCATCTATTTGAAGCTCTGCTGAGAGTCGACACGTATCCACTATGAGTCAGGCCACCCTCGTCCAGCGGCCATATACGAACTCCAATCTCTTCTCCGGGCACTACCTCGACGAACGCCTCCAGCACCGCGACGAGTGGCAGTGCGACGAGGCCGCCCGCGAGGCACTCACCGACCTGCAGTCGCTGTACGACCTCGAACAGGACTTGGTCGCCGGCTACGCCGAAGACCCCCTGA from Halobacteria archaeon AArc-dxtr1 harbors:
- a CDS encoding CoA-binding protein, translated to MSHSTDDTLRELLAYDTIAVVGCSTTPGKAAHDVPAYLVDRGYEVLPVNPYADEVFGRKATDSLTALDEDVDLVCVFRPSEEVSGIVDEVLSREDVSALWLQRGITDDEAATRAKADGVAVVQDRCLKVEHRRLMG
- a CDS encoding recombinase RecA; this translates as MYDFADVVPDATVNPGTNVLVSGPPLTGKREIAFDVLASGASNGEGAVAVTTKDDAQTVLSKLGTRTDSDQNVGVVDCVTKQRGIGTTEDDPRIKYASSPVDMTGIGINLSEFLKEFYEERGLTQNRVLLHSVSTLLMYSDLKTVFRFLHVFTGRIQTANALGIYVIDSTAHDAQTMNTLKQLFDAAVEVEEGEGSEPEIRTAGLA
- a CDS encoding NAD(+)/NADH kinase, which codes for MDTEGWSAGESPTVAVLEGDAPATSGRRVTNAVAGAVDGRDASSVSGDATAIGAVLDVDPTFLVVSGEQALTAAVRAEVSVPVLPVTSNDHGTELDGPTPNEVAGAVSAVLDGCVGVCSRPIISVTTDGESTADGISERALFDVTLVTDEPARISEYAVASRGEHVARFRADGVVVATPAGTRGYAGSVGAPEVAPTVPAVAVTPIAPFVTHANRWVLPEDALSLTVERDEDDISLAVDGRLVDAIGTETRVELAVESSIRTLVVGDRTQN
- a CDS encoding geranylgeranylglycerol-phosphate geranylgeranyltransferase, with the protein product MGRWETIRGTLELTRPVNVVAAAVLPFVGAFVAGGVVEQPGAVGAAAAATGLAVAAGNAINDYFDREIDRINQPERPIPRGAVTPRGALAFSLVTFAIAISLALTLPALSIAIAAINLVALIAYTEFFKGLPGLGNALVAYLVGSTFLFGAAAVGDAGAALVLFLLAATATLTREIVKDVEDIEGDREEGLNTLPIAIGERRALLVGTGLLVLAVLASPIPYFQGYFGEAYLIVVLPASALMVLAAIKSFDNPTRGQSVMKYGMFLAVLAFVLGRASSVLEFPVIT